The following nucleotide sequence is from Larus michahellis chromosome 10, bLarMic1.1, whole genome shotgun sequence.
TCAAACAGCAAATCTTGCATTAACAGGAAACTTGTAGTTACTCTCTCAGTTACATATGGAACAATGTAAAGTGGTTTCATTGGTATCTTGTTCTTTGTTGTGAGACAACTTCTGGCCTTTATTTTGCTGTCATGCCATCACATAGTCTAAGATGCTGCTTCACTTCATTTAATTATTCAGTTCTTGCAGAAATGAGATCTTTCAGGATCCCACACTAGATATAAATTGTGCTTAACAAGGTCAGACTTTGGCCTTTTGAGCGTCAACTTGTGAAATGATTCATCAGCGCCTGTGTTGAACCTGGTATTTTACTGGGTTGACCACTAGATTTGCCATTTCATGCCTGGCCTCTTTTCTTCCAAAGATAAGGCAGAGCTGCATCTAATAGAGGAGGGCGTTCGCTGACACAATTACTGTCTGTGTTCGTTAGCCCATTCACAACTACTAAGCCCTTAGTAAATTTTGCTAGAGCTCAATGTCACTGCACTCGATGGTCAGCATTCCTGCTTCACAGCACCCTTCCCCCAAGAGCTGCTCAGCAACAGGAATGAAGTAACGCAGTCGTAGTAACTGATGAAAGCGGTGAGCTCATGGGCTATTATAGTCAATTATTTTACAGATTCAGTGGTGTTTAGTAAACATCTTTAATTGAAAAATTGCAACTCTAGATGGAAGTTGTAGATAAAGTCATACAGCTTACTCTAACTCCTTTTCATCCCAGGTTGCTTTGCTATAAACAGTCATTAATTCACCAGAGAGAACAATCTGCAAGAGGAGGACGCACCACCATCCTCACACAACACCAAGACCCTCCCCAGAACGATACGCGAGAGCAAAGTTATTCTGGATACAGGTGACTTGGTAGACAGATAACTGGTAATGTTTACCTGTGACCCCAAAGAACTGCCTTCCTAATGAAATCTGGCCAGCAAATTATCCCCAAAGGCAAGCATGGGGACGCTGCGGAATGTGTCAGTGGATAAAACTGACCTTGCGGGATAGGGAAGAGGTAGCTAAATTACATTTCGGGGTTAGCAAGAGGGTAGGGGAAAACAGGTAAACTGCCATCAAGTCTGAATAAtgctcatgaaaaaaaatctactgtctTGCGAGGCTGTCTTTTAACAGAGctgacagtttttatttaaataaaaccccCTATTTATtgtttgtaaaaaacaaaacaaagcaaaggggCCAGTGTAAAGCTTAAGACCAAGGCCAAGAACAGAACATGGAGAAGTTCTGTTTAAACGAAAGGGAAAACATTGAAATGGGAACTCAGAGAGACAGTGACACCCCCACCTCAGGCACACTCAGACCTCCCCTGGAGAAGGCAACGCTGACTGGAGAAGGCTGCTGCCCACACAAGACGAGCTCAGCAGGTCCCTTCCAAAATAAACGCTTCTGATCCCACAAATCTTTCCGTGCTTCTCTACACGTAAGTACGTACCTGATTTAAGCTTAAAGATACTTACAGAAACACCCAGTCCCTTCCCTGGGAAAACACATCTCACCGTCCGAACCTCGGCTGTCTTTGCTTGGCTCCAAGGAAACAGACATTGAATAAGACAACTTGAGATTTTAACAAAATTTCTTTATTTATCCTCTTCATATGAAGTTGTGCTTAGAAATTTTATTCTACACAGCTACAGCTAATTACATTTGGTAAACTCATTAAACGGTTATTTTTAAGGTGCAAATACTTGAACTGCAGAAAATTAGCCACTGGTTTACATTCATCAGGACTCACTGCCAGGGAAGCGGTCAGAACGTCCTGTCCAGGGGGTGAGAGCAGGTGTACGCTCTCTTTTCCAGTATCTGCTTTGCAGCTTTTTTAATACAGTCATCCAGATTTTCATCTGCATCTgtggagaagcagaaggaaagttAACTGAAGTACCAAATGCAAGTGCCAGGAAATAATTCAACATTATCTTCTAAAAAGACTGATTATTGCAGACTGAGTGCAATATGCCTAATTGGTCAGTACTTAACCAAATAGGTCAAATACCTAATTGTTATCTAATATTATCTTTACAGGAGTATTTCCTACTGATAGATTTTTATATTCCTCCCCACAGTTGGGAAAAAAGAAtcactgcaggtttttttatctATTAAATGAAGAGTCTATTTCCAGCTGGTACCAGTTCTGTTCCTCATCTGAgttaaaagcagagcaaaactgTTTTGTTGGTCACATCAAAACCACCTACTTTTGATTAGAGTCTGCGAAAGCCCTGAGAgtaatacatgtattttattttatagaactTACATTTTTCTAATTGAGCCATGGCGTAATTATTCTTGAAATATGCTTCTGTGCAGAAGATATTTGTAAGAAGCACCTGAGAAAATAGTAAAACTCAGTTTAAAACTAGAAAATGAATTTCATAAGCAAAACATTGTagcaaaaatacagtaatttcaaCTTCTGAAAGTCTAGTTTTGCCTCTTGATAAGGGAGCCCCGCGAGCTGGTCGTGTGGGCTACAAGCTGGTGGTTCTTTTTCCCCCACAGCTgcccagtggcagagctggggtgacCCCTTCGCTCAAACTGCCCGGAAGACATTGTTGGGAACGAACCCCGAAGGGGCTCGCACGCACAAAACGAGAGTCTCAAGGGCCGCGGAGACAAAGGTTCATCACTTTGGATTTGTCTGACACTTAATTGTAGCAAATTTACTTGTCCTGTAGCATAACCGTTACAGTGAAACTTTAAGTGACCTCTGTGACAAACGGCCACTTCACTGTCAATAAATTTGTTGTCAAAATACTGTTGATATTAATTATTAATGATTATATGGGAAGACTTTGGGAAGAACTGCATGGTATTAGCAGGTTTAAGAGAACATGCACATTTGTAATTTATTCATAAATGTGTACGtacatgttaaaatatttaaatactttgaTGGCACGCAACCCCTGTGTTCGGAGCACCCGAGAGGCGCTGGTGTGGTCACTGCACTCCCGCACCAACCAGCTTAGGAACATTGTGGTGCACTTAGGGGAGTTTGCTGTGGTAGATACAAATTCGTAACAAATGCAGAGTGTACTTTTAAGTGTACTGAAAGCTATTTGTTGAGGTTTTCCGAAGGCTGAGCCATTGGTGATGCTGGCTTAGAGCTCTCTGAGGGCAGCGTCCTGCTCGGGCACGATTCCCAGTGGAGGGGAAGTCGCTCGTCCAGGCAAAGGAGCTGGTTGGAGCCTTGCAAAATGCAGTCGGGCTGCAACGCTGCAAGGGGAGGGCTGAGGTGGGACAGTGCCTCTATTGCACAACGCTTGGTGAGGCAGAACCGTAATGAATACAGCTTGTTAAGCTACACGATCCCAGGAGTGCAGAATTAAATGTGTACAAGTGATAACACTTACTTCATGGTCGTGGTTTCTGAGCCCGATGCTGATGGATCGGCTTGCTCTGGAAATGGCTGCGGTCATCGCGTATAAATTAATGACTATATCTGCCACTCTCTTCAGAACCAACTGCTCATCCACTATTGTCtagaagagtaaaaaaattattattagctTGTAGTTCGTAAATTGAAAACTTTAACCAAACACTTTTTTCATAGTTTGTATGTAGGGTCATCCTTATTTAGCACAGACAGGTAAGTTGTTACATAGAATTTCTACCCTAAATCAGAAAGTTTTGGATTGATTTATGCTCTGCCTTTTGGATTAACTACGTTTAAAGTATGCAGTTTTGGATTAACTATGTTCCCCCTTGTAACAGTCTTTCTGGCTGCAGCCAACAGTAAAATTACTGTGTCTTGAAACAGCTTTGGTAAACGCCCAAATCCCTGCAAATTAAAGTACCAAACAGATTAAACCTGTTCAAAAATGCAGGTAAAGTAGAATGTGGTGGAGCCTGGTCTGATAAGCTTTCTCAGAACACATCAGATTAACTAACTGGCACAAAATTGAAAATCCAGGGTATTCCAAGTTCAGTCTCTCCTATTTTATGCCACCATTTGCGTGGCATCATTGGAGATTTGTTTGCTGTACAATAAGGATGACGAGCACAAACTGAAAAGCTGCTGGCACGGCTCTTCCTGTGGGAGCAGGGAAATGGGGTGCCGTGGCTGCTCACAGCAAGTACTTACGATAGTCACTGGAGCTGGCAGGACTTGTGcttacagaggaagaagaaaacaactcaTTCACCAAGActgctgggggttttttgtttggtttttttaaatataaactgtcCATTGCATTGTGTATAAAATGTCAGTGTGTCTTCTCATATTGAATGGAACTGCGCTGTGTAAAGGAAGTCCTGGCTCTTGCCATACGCACCGTCCACTCTAGATTCTAGCGAGGCCAGTTTGGTTGAAGATAAACTATTCAATAATGAAGGTAACAGTACAAAACAGCAGTTACCTTGCCAAACCTAGTGAGCAGGCCTCTCACAGTAGTTCCAAAATAATGAATGTTTTCTTCAAGTTTCTTGCCACTTTCCtataaaataaaagaggaaatgcAACAATTTGAGTAGTCTTCTAAGGGAAAAAACAAGCAGACCCTCAGCCCCTTAAAAAAGGACACTGCTAAACTGCAAGCACAGGAATGGTATCAGAAAATGTTGATtcttttctgtggggaaaaaaatcatcactgtTTCGATGCAGTTCTGGTATCGTGACACCCAACTAATACGAGATTTTCTCTTGGCAAATGCTGGTTTTTTTAACGTTCATCCAGTTTGCTGCTGAAATCTAGATAGGCAgttttttctctataaaatatGCCTTAAAATTTTCTATATTTTACTTTTGGTAAGTTCTCAGTATAGTCTCTATGCTTATGCAAATAATAGTCTGAAAAATTCTTACGCAAGGTTTAGTTCTGCCCACCAAACCTAATTCTAATTCTAAGCATGGCAGGTTATGGAAACCCTGAAAATCACCATTATCTGGTACTACCGTGTGAATTCACCAATAGTCTCAAATCCTGGTATTAAGTAGGAAAAAGATTTCCAGTGTCATATTTGGCTTTTGTTAATACATAAACGTAACTAATGCATTGTGCTGATTCTTGTAATATGGAGGCAAGTGAGTGGGTCTGAAGCTGTTCAGAGGAAACTCGAAGGTAGGGTTCCAGCCAGGCGAGGATTGCTGTAGATCCCACAATCCCCCCGCACCGCGGGGGCACCGCAGGACGCAGGAGGAGGGGCCTTATGGAACAGCCCCCATTAGCCAGTCCCAGCAAACCCCCCCTTACCTCTGCGCCTGAAATACCCGCCCCGGGGGGCAGGGATACTGACACAGCGGTACAAATAGTTTTCTTAGTTTTTCAAATCACTAACTAAACATCATAGGAAAAAcatatcttctcttttttctatTAACAGAACATTCATCTTCAGTCATAAAAATTATCTACTGAGTGATTAAGCAAGTATGTGTACATAGTTCACAGAAATATTCTTGCCTAAAACTGTGCTAACtattgaacaggaaaaaaataccgTGTTTTGTAACTGAGCTTATTGTGAAGGGCAGCAACAGACATTACAAACAAAGACTCTAATACTGCACAGGCTCCATTTGTACAAATTACTAAAATGGCTGTAAACCCAGAATTGGTATAAATACAAACTTAGAGCAGTCCTGACTTTACCCTGATCTGTACCAGTATCTGTAACTAAGTCCTTACCCCTGAGCAAAGGTATAAGCATCTGCTTAACTTTGTAAGTCTCTGTTCCTAACAGGCATTTTGCTTTGCACACAGAGGGGACCAGGCTGTGACGAGCAGCGAAGGGAATCGGGTACGAAAGACCAGCGTCCGCACCTGCTGCCAGAGCagtgtcaccccccccaccccccggcccttACCTGGAGGCTGGGATGCACCACGCCGCGGTCGCCAACTAGCCCGTAATCCACTTTTCTGCCCATCATGTCCCGTAATTTATTTAGAAATTCCCCCAGCGCCACTCCCACGTTTCCTTTCTTGATTTCTCTGAAAGGTTGGGCAAACGGCAGCAGTTACAGGCTGTTTCCTGCTTTGCCAGGGAAGCTTCAGCAGGTTCAGGTAACCGGGTGAAATTCTAAATGCTTTACCAAACCCCTCCAGTTTATGAATCAGCAAGTCTTTTGCTCCATTTTACCATGAAAAGTCTGGAGAACAATTATAGGGCCCTGGAATTATACAACGTGATTCACTTCCTCtcaaaaatgcaataaattcCAGAGACCGATATCTGTACTCAATACATACAATACAGCCGTCTCACCAATAAAACTTCCTCATAAAATCTGATGTTACAAAATTTTAGCTACTGGTCttgtaaaacagaattttacaCAAGCTGGAATTGTAAGATAAAATATAATAAGGCCAAGATTCCTAAATCTATAAAAACatccaattaaaaagaaaaaaagcaccctATAACATTGATCTTTTAGACAGATAATAATACACTGAAAGGTACTGTGGGTTCTTTCCTACAGTTTCCCCTCTTAGTTATAGTTAAACAGGTATCAGATTCTGTttagtttaataaaaatattagcaaaaaaataagaacataCTTAATTTTGTCAGTTAAGATTTTGCCTGCATATTGCATACCCGTCAAAGCAATATACAATCGCAGAATTTCATTTGTTCCCTGTAAAAAAACATAATATAAAGTGAAGTCAGTATCAAGTACaaagtattttcagtatttacaaCTCTAGATATGCTGTGCTAATgtctggtatatttttttttttcctaaaattgctTTTAATGTCTAAATTAAAAGGGTCAGGGATATCAGAAGCAAGCAACACAGACTAAACACTCTATTaagtttttttaaagtatatatgtAATTTTGAAGACAGGTTCTTTAGTTTAGTCTCCAACATTAACGAGTGTTTTCCAAGCAGGTCTGTTTTGCCAGGcttccctttctgctctgctgctaTTAAAAGATTACTCTTCATCCATCCATAAACGTTTGCTATCTTTTGCTTTATCTCAATTATAAATTCTGATTTACCTGTGAAGAAGCTGAGCCTCTCTTTATTAACCATACCTATGTAccacaatgaaaaagaaactgactAAATGCATTCTGAGCAAAATCAAAGTTCTGCGTGTTCCAGTAAAGGAACAGTTAAGCAGTTGTGAAGCTGCTCGGTAGGCCTCTTTGGCTGGAAGGCAAGCGCAGACCGAGGCACTAAGATGATACTGCACAATTGGACGTCTGGGAATCCATTATACGATTGATTGGTTTAATACGGGTGGCTGAAGAATAAAGATCCAAACACAGAAGGCTGAGAAGCACCCCGAATATTAGGTCAGTGTCAAAACGGCCACAAGGCGGGGACAGGCCAAGTGACAGAGGCTACAGCTCAGAGGAAGTGTCTGCTCTGGTcccgtgcgtgtgtgtgtgcatacgcAGCCCCCAACAGACGCAGCTCTGGGACAAggacgctgcccctgcccgcAGCAAACGGCAGTCAGCTCATCCGCGGGCAGGTCCCCACAACCAGGCCAAGGGAACCAGTGAGGTTAAGCACAATCTCCACTTTTTAGCAGAAAAGCAACTTTATACAATTGTTGAGATCAGTGAGAAAAATGAGCTGAATGACAGGAATCCCAATGGTGTGCTGCGCTGCTTTTTTAAACAAGACTTACTCTAATCTGTCCAATGTGAAAGGTCTTCCCTGCTTCAGCCAGTCCAGACCGCGCTCCTCACATCTCAGTTGGTCCTGCTGCTCAGAATTCATAAACGTCCCACCCCCCAGCACGCAGGATGACGACCCTACAGGCTGGCTGCTCTTGCTCTTTTATCCATGCTGGAATTGCCCCTTCCTCCTTACAGGAGCTAAACACACCCGTATTTGCAAACTGAACGGCACGCTGCCTGTCCTTGCTGGCACTCACGTGCAGCTGAGACGCTGCTGTCCTGACACCGGGAGGTACATGAGCCTTCCTGAACGGCCCATCAAGAAAGATCAAGTCTGTAAGTCTGACTCAGAGGTACAGATGAACGGTCACTGAAAAGCCAGCTTGGAAACAGAATACATTTCACAGccaacagtttttaaaaaaaataaatgcacatcaATAAGGTAATTAAACTTCTAAATTAATCTTCTATGAGCTTCCCTACTCCGCTTGTGAGGAGCGCGCAAGAAGAAAGGTTACTCAAGTCTAGGCACCAACAGAGCAGCTTAGCCacgaaataaaaaaagaaaatcctattaGAGAAATCTGTTTACAGATTAAAATTTGCCCATACCTCTTCCCAAATCCCATCACTCACATTAGTGTGACTACAGGAGACTAAAGGCAGCAAAAAGCTTCCAAAATGTGCTTGCTGCAAAGCAAGATGGCCAACTTCCTTCTCACAGGGCTCCTGCTCAGGCAGCCGCAGTGCTCTGACGTCAGCCTGCGTCAGTGCATGCAACCAACACCATTTACTGAATGTAAACCGGTGAGTTACTTTTGtcaactaaaataattttaggcTTTTATGCTAATTTAGACTCCTTTAGTCtgttcaaaacaacaacaaaccaaagccATGAACAGGGACTGATTTTTGGCATGACAGTGTGTTTACAACAGCTGCATATTgtgttaaaaatattcagaacGTTTCTAAATATTTAAGAACCTGTATATACATTACCAGTATCTATATATAAAATTGTATATATCCCACCATGTATACATATTACCGGTTTATTCTTTTTAGAGGCAAAGCTGGTGCCAGTTCCTACTGTAATTCACACTTTGTGGTTAGTCCATAGGAGCCACCACAGCGTCGTGCACTCTAGGACAGCATCCACACCTCCAAACGACACGAGGTTCGTTCTTTAGTCTTATTCTAACTATTATAGACTTTGCAACTAAAGGAACGAAGGCCTGTTCAACAGAAAACTCGGGTTTCAGCTCAAGTTTACAGAATGTGAGAGTGTGAAATTTCAGTTCCCAGTAAAACCAGTATACTGGTACTTGCCTCAAAGATCAGCAGTATCCTGGCGTCCCTGAGGTAGCGCTCGTAGGGATAATCTTTCATATAGCCGAGGCCGCCGAGAACCTGCAGTGCTTCACTCACGCAATGCCAGGCACCCTCAGAGCTGAACACCTGCCGTTGAGCAGTATTTTAGTCACCACGCGACCCAGCGAATCCAGACGAGACCGTACAGCTGCGCGACGCCGCTGTAACGTTTGGTACTGCTGTTACCACAGCCCTGTTAAAAACTTGCCTCAAATAGCACATAGGCAGGCTCAGGGCGCGTACTTCAGTCAAACTTAAATAGCTTCCTTGCAATGCACAAAAGCATCCCTATAAGGAAACATTCCCGGGAGCGTCAGAGCCAGGAAGGGGAAGACCAGCTGTAGCTGCCTGGCTGGAGCCCGAATTCACCAGGACAGGAGTTCTTTTGCACCAACCACACCATACAGCACCATCGACGGGGGCCGACAATCCGTGCGTCCTCCTCAAGGGAGCACCAGCCTGTGCTCCAGAAATGCCTCCCACGGCGACGCTCCGGCAGAGAGGGCCTGGCGCCAGCTCCCTCTGCCCAAGGCAGGACGGACGGGGCTGAGCcgggctgcagctggagctgtaACCCCCTGCCCTTTTTACTCCTCCTGCCCTGTGAGGCCACAAAAACTGTGTTCCAGAGGAACACGATATTCCAAACCGCCTGTGTGCAGTTTTTATTTGTATGGTGACAAAAGCCTGAAGCACAGGTAATCAACAGTACCTGGCACCTAGAGAAAACAGTTAAGATCTATTTTTTCACTTAGCTGAGGTTTTTGTATCATATGCGTAAATGTAACACCTGAGCCTCGCAGCAATATGGAATGTAGACAGAAAACCTGGAGCGGTGTTAGCCTGCGTCAGCGTGAAGCCCTAGGCAACTCTTCCGATGCAATGAGTTACCTTGACCATGGCTGCCTCCACGGAGCAGTCCGGAAAGCCGGGCCTGTCCATCATCCCTGCGGTGAGGTAAGCCATGCTCTCCATCACGTACGCTTTCACAGCCATCAAACAAAACTTCTCCTGCCAAACAGGAGCGAAGGAATCATACATAATTCAGATGCAAAATCCCACACTCAAGCCTGAAACTTAAAAGCACAACTGCAGTTTTCATGTGTTTAACATGTTATGAAATACTAACTAATAAAAAGTACTACTGCAAAACAATCATGAAAAATCGAAAAACATACATTCTTATTCATTACATTTACCATTCTAGACATTTAAAAGATCAGTGTACAAAAGCCTGTGCTGAgattacagaaatgcaaaaccTCTAGCCATTTCTAAAGGAGTACAGCCAAAAGAACCCCAACATAATCCTTGCACTTGGCCAATACAAAGCACAGAGATTTAGTTTATTACCTGAATTAATCCAAATTCACTCAGTTTCTTATTGAATTGCTTCCGGGTACAAGCATACTCTGctgtcatttctttaaaaaaaaaaaaaaaaaaaaaaaaaaaaatccatctcagaCCAGCAGAACTGGGAGGGAGCATCCCTGCCAACAGCCGCCTGCTGCTGACGGACTGTCACCCGCCAACCcccgccccggggaccccctcgCTGCCGCAGCGGCTGTACTTGGTGACAAACACCCCAAAGTGACGGTGCTGCTCAAGGCTGGGAACAGCGCGCCAAAGGCTTTTAACCAACAACCTGATGGGGGAACCCGCACTCTCAGAGAAGGCACGTTTTAGTGCTATAATTGATTGCTTTATACAGGGATTTCTGTTACCATTTTGGGTAGAAATCAATTTTATTACTTATTGCTGCGTATAAGCTTTGAGCCAGTTGTTCAAGTGGGAGATGTTACGGGAGATTACACCTTCTCAAAGCAACAGTATATAGGCTGTTCTCTTAGTAAGAACATTTTACctcagaaaaatgaaaggcaaTACATTTCCACCATATGAACTGAAAAAGCTTCAATGTTAAAACACTGTACACaggcttttaataaaaattttttaaaaaaatattttagtgttttaaagAAGTCAAAGCATGTGATGACTGACAATATAGTGATGCTGTTACGAACAAGACTTGTGTTACTATTCTGAATTAACTGCATTACATGCCTTGGGGACATCAGTTTTTGCACGGCATCCAGCAATCCAGAACACCCAATTCACCCACCTATCAATTTTTTAATCATTCCAGCAGATGCGCTGCCCATGCTAAATCTTCCACTGTTCAGGATATTCATGGCAACCTGTGAAGGAAAGGAATGGTTTTCAGGCAACGTTGTTGCGCGACCCTTCTCCTCGGGCCACGCTGGCTACTGCCTCTTGCTGCATCTTCTCGTGCTTTCCTGGATTTCGTTTGTCACTGGAATGTGCTTCCTGCCCTGT
It contains:
- the ACAD9 gene encoding complex I assembly factor ACAD9, mitochondrial isoform X1, which codes for MAAAMSGVMLRALRAALPLPAALPAARRLRTAVPRPAFAKELFLGSLRKEEVFPYPEISNEELEEINQFVGPVEKFFSEDVDSKKIDQDAKIPPETLKGLKDLGLFGMQIPEEYGGLGLSNTMYARLGEITSLDGSIAVTLAAHQAIGLKGILIAGTDEQKAKYLPRLASGEHIAAFCLTEPGSGSDAASIQTRATLSEDGKYFLLNGSKVWISNGGLANIFTVFARTEVVDKDGQLKDKITAFIVERDFGGVTHGKPEDKLGIRGSNTCEVHFENTKVPIENVIGEVGGGFKVAMNILNSGRFSMGSASAGMIKKLIEMTAEYACTRKQFNKKLSEFGLIQEKFCLMAVKAYVMESMAYLTAGMMDRPGFPDCSVEAAMVKVFSSEGAWHCVSEALQVLGGLGYMKDYPYERYLRDARILLIFEGTNEILRLYIALTGMQYAGKILTDKIKEIKKGNVGVALGEFLNKLRDMMGRKVDYGLVGDRGVVHPSLQESGKKLEENIHYFGTTVRGLLTRFGKTIVDEQLVLKRVADIVINLYAMTAAISRASRSISIGLRNHDHEVLLTNIFCTEAYFKNNYAMAQLEKYADENLDDCIKKAAKQILEKRAYTCSHPLDRTF